Within Apostichopus japonicus isolate 1M-3 chromosome 23, ASM3797524v1, whole genome shotgun sequence, the genomic segment CCGCTCCTGTCGTGGAGGTAAATGTAGTCCTCGGTCCAGCGGGGGAAGGAACAAAGCGGCTTGACGGTTCGTCCCCTTGGGCTGTCGTAGTGGCCACGTGATTCCTCTCATTGGTGTGACGACAGATATGGCAGTACCAGAACAGATCCTTGATAGCACCGATGACATTGCCACTGAATACGAGGTATATCCACGGATTGGTACAACTGTTCAGGTTGGCCACAATATTGAATAGCGTACGAACCCAATCTGtaagagaaagaaagatatcGTTCTCAACAGTGTGCGCTTTCCTCGTGATCTGGCTGTCCGACTTGCATATCGTTTtgaaaatagcatgtacagccACGGTGGACCCGAGGACAACTGTGTCTGCGAACCCCCATTCTGCACTCTTCATTTTTTGGAAAATGAGAATACACTATTATTAATCCCACACTATTCCTTTGCCCTGTCCATATTTTCCGGACCCCATAATTGATCCCCGGGGCCCCAGGATTGTAGCCACCCTGAACCCCTTCTCGCCAGAGCTGCAATGAGACACGAAGTATAGGTTAGAAAAGGActtgaaagaaaagaataaatatttCTGAGGCAATTATTGAAGTGGTAACAACAGTGAACTGGCCAGTAATACAATTACAGCGGATAAAAGATGAATtgggagagggagagaggggggggggtgggggagggagagggtgaAGGGCTGGATTTAATCGTAATTATATCTCAGTATCGTCTCGAAAATGTAGTAGGACTAGTAACACTGTCCCATTATTAAGCCTTGGGACAATATTAATGTTACGAATTTTAGTAAACAAAGCGATAGACACAAACTTAATCATTCAAATGTATAAATGGCGGTAGATTCTTATCAAAAGGGGACAAGAATCTAGCTATATGGTAATGATGACTTAATTTGAATTACCATGTTAAAATATTGTTCTATATATGACcatatatacttactatgtaaTACCAGTATGTTCCAGACTTCACACACCAATGCAAAGAAGAAGGGACTCCAGCAGACGATATACACGGTTACTATGGTGAGCGTCATCTTGATGGTTTTAATCTTAGCCCTGCTAACTCTCGATTCGGCTGTGTGACTGCGATAAAGTGGTGTCTGCCGCTCTTGCTTGCTGTGACTGTACGCCTCTCGTTTCATCTCGACGCCATTGTGTTCCTCGTCATCATCCCACGATTCGTTATGGCTTCTGCTGACGTGTTTGTTCGGTTTGGTATGACCGGTTGCTTTACCCATATTTTGCCAGACGGCTAAGCATATCTGACCATAAATGACAGCCAATAATAAAGTCGGAATCGCATAGATGAACAGGGTGAAGAATGTCACGTATAATCTCGCTACAAACAACGAGTTGAAGGCAACCCAACAGCTCCAACCGCCGTATTGTTCAATATACGTCAGACTAAAAAAGTACATCTGAGGTGTAGCAAAGATGGCGGACAAAACCCAGGCCAAGACGACCATTGTGCGCATGCGCATTTTCTGGTTACCCCTCAGTCCCAAGAGCGGGTGGCAGATCGCCAAGTAACGGTCAAACGCGGTCAGAATGAGAATGTAGGATGAAAGGTAAATCGGGAAAAGTTGGAAAAACTTGACAAGTTTGCAAACGAAATTTGGACCGTGAAAATAGAAAGTGATATCCCAGATGAACAGAGGTAACTGGCTAAAAAGTGCCGTGATAATATCTGCAATGCAAAGATGGTAGATGAAGAAATGCATTCTGGTTAAATTTTTCCGCTTTCTCCACAAGGTGTTCACCACGACTAGGTTTCCAAACAAAGCACCGACAATGATCAGTCCAGAAACGATGAGTTCGAATATCACCAAAAGTTCGTTGCGTTTCAACAATACTGTCGCTTCCGTAGCGTTACCTGTCGCCATTGTATATTCCGTCACTAAGATTGTTGCGTCTGTTGAATCGACTGCGTAGTGCACCGCCATTTTGGTTGCTGtggtaaccttttttttttctcatgtgACGATTGATTTCTCCTGTCGGCCCCACTTACCCTTCACGGCAATTTTAAGCCGTGGAACAGCCTCTCTCGATTTGTTGATTGGAACTCTAAGAAAGGGAAATTGAAAAAATGGCAGGCGTTAAAATGATTGATTGCATTTAAAGGCATTAAGTTCTGAAACTGTTAAATAGGCACACAAAAAAGCACACAGCCCGTCTAAAGTCGAATTTTAGCTGCAGGTGAGATGTCAAATTGttgtctttatttctttttaagtACCGAGCGAATAAAAGTGTTGAGTTTTATCAGGCAAGATGCATGACTAGGGATGCTATTTTGTTGGAAGTGTATACATGAAAGTGAATAAATCATTTCTATACGAAATCACTGCGTCGTCTGTTTGGCTTTAAATAAAGTCTTTATCTATTAAAAACAAACTACTTATTCAAATCAGTTACCAAtcgatatttatatatatatatatatatatatatatatatatatatatatatatattagtatatatatatatatattagtgtagagagacaggtaagaggggagtgaagtcaATGTCTGGTGACTCTCCAAGGTTcctttcttgcaatatcatgtttacgaggtttgcacaatttgacctctgctgacccaaaatgacctttgacctccaccaaaaacaatactcaatgtggtacttctacacaccattATATGAAATTGATCCGGCCTTCgccttcttcagatatcgtgtttacaagctgggcgtcacaaacgcacacatacgCGCACCCATACACAAATACGGCGTACGCCATCTTGACAtcaggttacgattatcatcgaaaccacaatggcCGAACAGCTTCTTTCACTTCTTTGGTGAGGATGTGCGTTGCTACGCTCTTTCATTCTCTCTACATCAGCAACTTTTACTGATGGTTTCTCGCAGGGCAGATATTATCCTGTCATGGGGCGAATGTTTCAAGATATTTTCCCCCCTGCGCGTGCCTCTAATTTGACGTAAGTTAAAGGAGCTTCCATGTATGAAGGAAGTTCaaggataaaaatatatatacatatattatgagaaaataaaaacgTCCTGAATGTGTTGACTCTACTATAGGTTATCACCACAATAGAATCACATGAATTTATGTTGTAGCTGGATCAGGCAGATGGGGTGAATTCTCTCTGAATAAAAGGATGttaaaaattgattttaataGCATTATTGACTTGTTGAATGAGAGCTTTATCACACAATGTCAGTAAAGTTGtactatacatacatgcatagaTACACACGCACATACGTAATTACTcacatgcatgcatacacatagcacacacaaatacacacactcGTCTCTCGccttgttttgtattgtatatgatattttcaaacgTTGCACAAGTATATTGAACTATGATTcgatcatatatatatgattcttGACTTcctgaaaatgattttgaattCCATAAACCTTTTAACATATGTTGGGGCAGATAACCTATATTGTTGtacgttattattattatttttttttgatggAGCATCCTCTTTAATCTCAATAATCTCTTAATGTACGCCTGAAGTCATTTAAAAGTTGatctttaatttgtatttcttcctatgtatatatatatatatatatatatatatatatatatatatatatatatatctatatatatatatatatagatatagatatatataaatcacattatatacttaactaaactatcatcatactgctactcggagcTTCACGGGTACTGCTCgcgcaccgatcatcaggcaactgcatgatgatcggtgcgcgagccgtacccgtgaaactccgagtagcagtatgatgatagtttagttaagtatattatgtgatattctagctctgccttggcatagagcactctttTTGAATATTGACCACCattctatgtgatatatatatatatatatatatatatatatatatatatatatatatatagtgacatACCATTAAATGACATACCATTAAATGACATTCCACTGGGGTCACTGAACTCAATGACGTCAGTTACTTGTTAATTACTTCATTCTGgccaatgtgtgtgtgtgtgtgtaatgaaTCCAGAGGTCGTTAGGAAATATCTCACACTTGATACGGTtagatatatttcttttcatgatACGTAGTTTGTTTGTGGAATTGAAATACTTGTATATCTAAGAATAGGCTTATTTGAAAAGGCCTATTGACAATCATCGTTGTTCGAGATGTCAACTTCTATAACAATAGAGAGGCTTTCACATTGTGTCTGCCCTGtttgaaatattgttataatttaccacaacaaaatatgtaatttgCTGCGTGCGTGCATTACATAGGTTTATGTCAGTGATTGACGAATACATTGAACACAGTAGCCGGTTGAGTTTTCGGAACGGAACCTTTTAAAGTGCTATATATTCTTACGTTAGGCTAATACTAACGACGCCTACACATTCATCTGATTCGCCAAATCACCCATTCTCGATTCTTGCATGGATGACTCTTCCATAGTTTGCAGTTGTCACGCACTTTGATAATATTCCCATTAGGTTAAGTTAATTCGTTTTTTCAAGGTGTGTTTGTAATGTACATTTCCCACAAAGCAAATATATGAGTAGAGAATGTATAGTTGTGTACGTTATCGCAGCAAATTGTTGATACGGGTGCATATACGGGAACCCAggaccctccccctcctcctccttttcTACAATGTTTTTCAAACTAAACAGTAGCTACATAATACAGTTAAATGCcttccgaccccccccccccccacccctatacttttcgattttttttgtaTCCCCATTGTAATACATAGACCACTGACAAAAAAAGGGTTTATTTTCAATTGCGTATGTAAGCATTTATGGTATAAATAAACAgggtatatatgtatttgaacATTATAGTCGGGTGCCGGCCGAGATGTGATCGTTCAAGTAGAAGTTCTTCTGTAGCGAAAAGTATTGATTCAATGTGTTCACTGCATTAACGCTTCATAGTACGTTGAATCTGGTTAAAGATGATTACGTAATGTTTGTATTGAAATGCACGAAGCTCATGTTACTTAGAAACATATATCATTCCATCTTACAACTTATTCGGCTATATTAGCTTGGAAAAGTGTTTTTAAAAATTACAGCAACGTCCAACTCCAACTTATTAAACGCTTTGTAAGGACGCGCATTCTTGCAGCCTGACAACGGCAATACACTGCAGTAATGGAGTAATACTAACTGATACATTCAGTTAGCCTACCACGGATAACATATATGCCTAGCTCATCTATTTTAGTCTTTGCATTAGTCATTGTGACGGTTAAGCATTTCTACAGCTGTCCACTTCATGAAATACTTCTGTCAATAATCAAGTGATGGTTTCCAGCGTTATTAACATGAATTTcgcttttatatttatatttaaacaatCAACGATATTATTCAGGTTTCAAGAGCTTTACTGACCTACTTTTGTGATAAACACGTGGACATAATTTTGTGTGATTGAGTATCTGACTAACACGTTTTCAAACAGCCTAGTGTTATCTGACATCAATAATAAAAGATACTCTTCAATCTTCTTATAATATGTCAGCTATAAATATTACTGTCAACAAGCATACACCTGCAGAATTGTATAATAGTACGGATTCCAAATCGGCCTAGATTTAATATCCCTTACAATGACAAATGCATTTCAACAACTTTTATGTCCTATACATTTTTCTTACGATATAGTTATCATGCAAACACGCGGTAGAGGGACCTGAGCGTTTCAACGGTTCTGGTAATTTTCCACTTTTTGTCCATTATGCATACCGTCGAAGCTTTTCAACAGCTGCAATGTTCGTTGTTTAAACCATTAACCTGATATACGCGACAGAGAAACGCGTGCGTCTCAATAGTGCTTGTACTGGCCCACATTTGGTCCATTATCATCAATTTTAGACTTTTCCAAagtctcccccctccccccccccccccccacatttctcTCTTCTCTCAAACTATTCAGCACAAATCTTTGAAAGAACGTTTGTCATTCTTATCCCTATCTGTTTACTCCCTATGCTCTAACGTTGTACGTTATTTGTCCATTTGTTAATCTCTGgatatttattaaaatgtaaagTGTAAATGTCTCTCATACCTCACTGAAGATAGTGTGGAGAAATATACTGCAAGTAAACTGAAATTCACGAGTCTCAACAAGCTGTAATATCATGTACGCGGTTTAACCTGTATTATCATCCAAAAATCCTACGCGTTTACAAACTGGCGTTTAATGCGCCATGTTATATCCATTATCATCACTGTATCTCAACAACTGTAATGTCTCAAATACTCGACGTTATTTTTGTTATATGTACGAATTAATATGACACGTGTTCATAACACTTGAGCTACGCTCAAACcaccacacgcacacacgcacacacgcacacttGAAACAATTTATTCTCTGTTGTTATGACGATCGCGAtaccaaaaaaattataaataaaagaaaaagaaattaaaacactCACTTTTCACTAAAGCTATTAAAGGATGAAAATCATTTTGCTCAAAATGAAGTTTTCGTAAATTTTTTCAGAAAAcggccttttttttttgcacaccCTCTAACGCAACCTATTACACGAACGCACATACGCACACGAATAGACACTTCCGAAATTCAGCTTAAAATGTTAGAAGGTAAAAAAGAACACAAACAATAGCATTAATGTTTTCAAACTATCTGCAAGGAAATGTCGAAGTagaaatttatttcataatatGCATAGGTCTGGATATATAGGCAGGATGGTTCCCAGTGGACAGATCTCTCTACATAGCCCCACGAGCAGTCATTGCTATGGGACGCCAGATGTTTCTCAAAGCTGTTTAAATCTATCCTTTGACATCTTTGATATGGATTTTATGGCGACtcgagaagaagaaaaaaatgccaaAGGGCTATAAATTTCTTCCGATCTTTCGTTTGCGCCCATACGGCtgaacaaacattttcttaaataatatttaagatGAGTTGCATAATTATATCAAGATTTcgttgtttaaaaaaaaaatgcccttAATAACAAGTAAAAACTTTTGCCGTTGTGACAAATTCAACATTGTCAAAATGACTGTGTTTGCTTGATTTTGGTGAATAGTACTGAactcaaaaagaaaagaaaaaaatacaccaaccaaccaacctacctaagaaacaaaacaagtaaTAAAGAGGATTTGTTTACCTTGTGGAATGTAATCATTCTTTtagttattaaaatataattaattaaaataattcaaactAAACTGGACTCTCAATAATAAATCCCAGGTTTGATCAATAAGTCGtatcatgaataatcatgataatgAATATCCATGGTTAGGATTTTAAGGATGTCAAAAGGTCGTTTGAATGAACGCCTATACTACATGTGCTAATGTTACTGATAACTGATATTTTAAGTAAACACATTtcaatgtatattttaagtcaattACACCCACTCTAATGGCAACgtaatattataaacatattaaGTAATTGCTATCAGCAAGGACATTTGCATGGTTCAAATTAATCGACGTTTTTTACTCTCAAATAATTACATTAGTTAGATGGTATTTAGTCCAAATCGACTAAACATGCGAGTTTCATTGCAATTTGTACAAATTAAAATTCAGAACatttctctttatttatttttcatagaaTAACATATTGAAGGTTATC encodes:
- the LOC139964553 gene encoding cephalotocin receptor 1-like; the protein is MAVHYAVDSTDATILVTEYTMATGNATEATVLLKRNELLVIFELIVSGLIIVGALFGNLVVVNTLWRKRKNLTRMHFFIYHLCIADIITALFSQLPLFIWDITFYFHGPNFVCKLVKFFQLFPIYLSSYILILTAFDRYLAICHPLLGLRGNQKMRMRTMVVLAWVLSAIFATPQMYFFSLTYIEQYGGWSCWVAFNSLFVARLYVTFFTLFIYAIPTLLLAVIYGQICLAVWQNMGKATGHTKPNKHVSRSHNESWDDDEEHNGVEMKREAYSHSKQERQTPLYRSHTAESRVSRAKIKTIKMTLTIVTVYIVCWSPFFFALVCEVWNILVLHNWVRTLFNIVANLNSCTNPWIYLVFSGNVIGAIKDLFWYCHICRHTNERNHVATTTAQGDEPSSRFVPSPAGPRTTFTSTTGAEHKVDNNANSAF